The window TGGTCGGGCCTCGTCGAGCAGGGCCTCGATCCGTCGACTGTGCGCGGGCACCGGGTCGTGGACGAACTCGAGCACGGGGACCTGCCGCAGCCGGAGCCGCTTGCCCAGCTCACGGCGCAGCAGCGGCGTCGCGCTGGCCAGCCCCTCGGTGGTACGCTCGCGCGCCAGCTCGGCCGCAGCGTCGTCGACGACCGCATCGTCGTCATCGGCGGCGCCCGGCACGTCCGCTGGAGACCCCAGCACGGTCCAGAACACGGTCGCCTTGCTGAAGTCCGGCGTCGTCCGTACGTCGGTGATCGTGACGAACCCCACGCGGGGGTCCTTGAGCGTCGTCACGAGCTCGGCGAGGATCTCCTTGATCCGCTCGGGTACGCGGTTCGCTCGTGGGGAGCTCACTTCAACAGCCTTTCGCTCACGTGGCGGGGCGCCGCCACCGCGCCGTCCCGGCCGCACTCACAGCAGCTGAGGTGCGGTGATCTCGACCTCGATGTGCACGGGCTCGACATCGTGCTCGCGCGTGACGATCTTCTCGACCTGCTGTGCGACCTTGCGCGCTCCGACCTCGCTGCCCGCTGCGATGGCGACGCCCAGGTCGCACCGCTGCCAGGTGTCCTGGCCACCGACCTCGGCGACCGAGACGTTCAGGTCGCGCCTCAGCCGGGAGATGAGGCGTCTGGTCACGCCGCGCTTGTCCTTCAACGAGGTGCATGCGGGCAGCCGCAGCCCGATGGTGACGATCGCCACAACCACGTCTGCCCCAACCTTCCCGGCCGGCCGGCCCTAGGTGCGGTCGATCTCGCGCTCCTCGTAGAGCTCGAACTCGTCGCCCACCTTGATGTCCTGGAACCGGTCCAGACCGACGCCACACTCGTAGCCCGACGCGACCTCGGTCACGTCGTCGGTGAACCGGCGCAGCGAAGCGACCTTGTCGTCGGCCACGACCACGCCGTCGCGGATGACGCGCAGCGCAGAGTTGCGCCGGACCGTGCCCTCGGTGACGTAGCACCCGAACACGAAGCCACGAGGGATCTTGAAGATCTCTCGCACCTCGGCCCGGCCGGTGACGATCTC is drawn from Euzebyales bacterium and contains these coding sequences:
- the rbfA gene encoding 30S ribosome-binding factor RbfA — its product is MSSPRANRVPERIKEILAELVTTLKDPRVGFVTITDVRTTPDFSKATVFWTVLGSPADVPGAADDDDAVVDDAAAELARERTTEGLASATPLLRRELGKRLRLRQVPVLEFVHDPVPAHSRRIEALLDEARPDR
- a CDS encoding DUF503 domain-containing protein; the protein is MVVAIVTIGLRLPACTSLKDKRGVTRRLISRLRRDLNVSVAEVGGQDTWQRCDLGVAIAAGSEVGARKVAQQVEKIVTREHDVEPVHIEVEITAPQLL